From Tautonia plasticadhaerens, the proteins below share one genomic window:
- the tnpC gene encoding IS66 family transposase, producing the protein MPEEADQPAESTPIEIVLPSGPTVRVPRGFDSKTLDAVLAVLEKPPQPIDKGLPGPGLLANVITGKYGDHPPLYRQEDILSRHGVTLSRATLCEWMARAAEVLRPLHDVMAGLARSSKVIWTDDTTVPVWDPTLPATRIGRFLVYVGDDWNPFRVYDFTPRRTRDGPERFLGSYQGYLQADAFSGYDRICTEPGVIKVACWAHVRRKFYECRTTAPVLAHEALARIRQLYRIEAECRALPAAKPREIRQRDAVPLLAAFEAWLDEQCRQMLPKSPLGKAIAYARNQWQGLQTYTRDGELSIDNNLAERTLRAQAIGRMNYLFVGSDRGGRTAAVLYSFVGSCRRLGADSFAYLRDVLERLPTHPAERLGELLPDAWFVAHPNARRKVAS; encoded by the coding sequence GTGCCGGAGGAAGCCGATCAGCCCGCCGAGTCGACCCCGATCGAGATCGTGCTGCCCTCCGGGCCGACCGTCCGGGTTCCCCGCGGCTTTGATTCGAAGACCCTCGACGCGGTCCTCGCCGTCCTGGAGAAGCCGCCCCAGCCGATCGACAAGGGCCTGCCCGGACCGGGCCTGCTGGCCAACGTGATCACCGGCAAGTACGGCGACCACCCGCCGCTGTACCGCCAGGAGGACATCCTCTCCCGGCATGGCGTCACCCTCTCGCGAGCGACACTCTGTGAATGGATGGCCCGGGCCGCCGAGGTGCTCAGGCCGCTCCACGATGTCATGGCTGGGCTGGCCCGGAGCTCGAAGGTTATCTGGACCGATGATACGACCGTGCCGGTCTGGGACCCGACGCTACCCGCGACGAGGATCGGGCGGTTCTTGGTCTACGTCGGGGATGACTGGAACCCGTTCAGAGTCTACGACTTCACGCCCCGCCGCACACGCGACGGCCCCGAGCGGTTCCTTGGCAGCTATCAAGGCTACCTGCAGGCCGATGCCTTCTCGGGTTACGACCGGATCTGTACCGAGCCGGGCGTGATCAAGGTAGCCTGCTGGGCCCACGTCCGCCGCAAGTTCTACGAGTGCCGGACCACGGCGCCGGTGCTGGCCCACGAGGCGTTGGCCCGGATCCGGCAGCTCTACCGGATCGAGGCGGAGTGCCGTGCGTTACCGGCCGCGAAGCCTCGGGAAATCCGGCAGCGGGACGCAGTGCCCCTCCTGGCGGCGTTCGAAGCCTGGTTGGACGAGCAGTGCCGGCAGATGCTGCCGAAGAGCCCGCTAGGGAAGGCGATCGCCTACGCCAGGAACCAGTGGCAGGGCTTGCAGACCTACACCCGCGACGGTGAGTTGAGCATCGACAACAACCTCGCCGAGCGGACGCTACGAGCCCAGGCGATCGGCCGGATGAATTACTTATTTGTCGGGAGTGACCGGGGCGGTCGCACGGCGGCGGTCCTGTATAGTTTCGTGGGCAGCTGCAGACGGCTCGGGGCCGACTCCTTCGCCTATCTCCGGGATGTGCTGGAGCGGCTGCCGACCCATCCAGCGGAGCGGCTCGGAGAGCTGCTGCCCGATGCGTGGTTCGTGGCCCATCCGAACGCGCGGCGCAAGGTCGCTTCCTGA
- a CDS encoding HNH endonuclease has translation MAAGWARSATYEGPHWDDARRERGDTALRVDVGFERIFDPEIDEILPLDRLRDGPLASVNWATPASGIQIRQGVEGLERLWADLVGRYDAARKVDEDPGAMEGEVRIALTRHRARERWLRDEKLAQAKAANAGRLPCQVCGFDFFEVYGEPGRDYAQVHHFKPLSDRTRPSLTRLEDLAVLCANCHVMIHRGGGNLALEGLLKGPVPQGGNRPPGGPAGS, from the coding sequence ATGGCCGCCGGGTGGGCCAGGTCGGCGACCTACGAGGGGCCGCACTGGGACGATGCCCGTCGGGAACGGGGCGACACCGCCCTGAGGGTGGACGTGGGCTTCGAGCGGATCTTCGACCCGGAGATCGACGAGATTCTCCCTTTGGACAGGCTCCGGGACGGCCCCCTGGCGTCGGTGAACTGGGCGACCCCGGCCTCGGGCATCCAGATTCGCCAGGGCGTGGAGGGCCTGGAGCGGCTCTGGGCCGATCTGGTCGGCCGGTACGATGCCGCCCGAAAGGTGGACGAGGATCCCGGGGCCATGGAGGGGGAGGTGCGGATCGCGCTGACCCGGCACCGGGCCAGGGAGCGTTGGCTGAGGGACGAGAAGCTCGCCCAGGCGAAGGCGGCCAACGCGGGGCGGCTCCCCTGCCAGGTCTGCGGCTTCGACTTCTTCGAGGTCTACGGGGAGCCGGGGCGAGACTACGCCCAGGTCCACCATTTCAAGCCGCTCTCCGACCGTACCAGGCCGAGCCTGACCAGGCTGGAGGACCTCGCGGTGCTCTGCGCCAACTGCCACGTCATGATCCACCGGGGAGGGGGGAACCTCGCCCTGGAAGGGCTGCTCAAGGGTCCCGTACCCCAGGGGGGGAATCGTCCCCCGGGCGGGCCAGCCGGCTCGTAG
- a CDS encoding TIR domain-containing protein, with protein MKNRFEGDEGRRRLIEALKGNALVEHDAGLATRLAEVGEVIEYGVQDRIIEQGAGDDDLYIILCGEVDILVNSRWVASRGPRDYVGEMVMLDASAVRSATVVARTQVAALRVNEPEFHRIAEQYPRVWRPIARTLAERLRQRAQFHRTPNPEPVLFLGSSREGLVIAEEIKLGLKNAPINVIGWTDDVFGPSSVSIDALLMMVKEADFAGLVFGPDDKVVSRRRQSDTPRDNVVFELGLFMGGLGRERTFIIKDRDTNLKIPTDLLGVTPITYVEHDPARIASTVGTVCTELRKTILSMGVR; from the coding sequence ATGAAGAATCGCTTCGAGGGTGACGAGGGCAGGCGGCGGCTGATCGAGGCCCTCAAGGGCAATGCCCTGGTAGAGCACGATGCCGGACTAGCCACAAGGCTGGCCGAAGTCGGAGAGGTCATCGAATATGGGGTTCAAGATCGCATCATCGAGCAGGGTGCCGGGGACGACGACCTCTATATCATCCTCTGCGGAGAGGTGGACATCCTGGTCAATTCGCGTTGGGTCGCGTCCAGGGGGCCCCGGGATTACGTCGGCGAGATGGTCATGCTCGACGCCTCTGCCGTCCGCTCGGCCACGGTGGTCGCCCGTACGCAAGTCGCCGCGCTCCGGGTCAACGAGCCGGAATTCCACCGGATCGCCGAGCAGTATCCGCGAGTCTGGAGGCCCATCGCCAGGACCCTCGCCGAACGATTGCGTCAGCGGGCCCAATTCCATCGCACCCCGAACCCTGAACCGGTCCTCTTCCTCGGTTCATCGCGTGAGGGGCTGGTCATCGCCGAGGAGATCAAACTCGGCCTGAAGAACGCCCCGATCAACGTCATCGGTTGGACCGATGACGTTTTCGGCCCATCGAGCGTCTCGATCGACGCCCTGTTGATGATGGTCAAGGAGGCGGATTTTGCGGGCCTCGTCTTCGGCCCGGACGACAAGGTGGTGAGTCGCCGCCGCCAGTCGGACACCCCACGTGATAACGTCGTGTTCGAATTGGGCCTGTTCATGGGCGGGCTGGGTCGGGAGCGGACCTTCATCATCAAAGACCGGGACACCAACCTGAAAATCCCCACCGATCTCCTGGGCGTGACGCCCATCACCTACGTCGAACACGACCCCGCGCGTATCGCTTCCACCGTGGGGACTGTCTGCACCGAATTGCGGAAGACGATCCTCAGCATGGGTGTCCGTTAG
- a CDS encoding SEC-C domain-containing protein, producing the protein MGWYDRNPERWRTEREVARKLLFCARPGVDPRGTAFITGHLSVLSRHGHEYGPFNIRVTYPDRFPDAGLVPSVYLYSHRDRWRNGFDSHIEPDWRLCLFVPGESGIDFAREDSLGELLAVTASFLRKEVIYQRDLAAKVAEGPPAVWPGEARSHGTEGIVEAVRARGSIRVTEPCPCGSGIAYRDCHLSVVQGAHLSGTARPKRPRLGGGNRSRNRRMA; encoded by the coding sequence ATGGGGTGGTACGACCGGAACCCTGAGCGCTGGCGTACGGAGCGGGAGGTCGCACGCAAGCTCCTCTTCTGCGCCCGGCCCGGAGTGGACCCGAGGGGCACGGCCTTCATCACCGGCCACCTCAGCGTCCTGTCCCGCCACGGGCACGAGTACGGCCCGTTCAACATCAGGGTCACCTACCCGGACCGCTTCCCAGACGCGGGACTTGTGCCGTCCGTCTATTTGTATAGTCACCGTGACCGATGGCGGAACGGATTCGACTCGCACATCGAGCCCGACTGGAGACTCTGCCTCTTCGTCCCGGGAGAGTCGGGCATCGACTTCGCGCGGGAGGACTCGCTGGGGGAACTGCTGGCGGTCACCGCCTCCTTCCTGAGGAAGGAGGTCATCTATCAGCGAGACCTCGCGGCGAAGGTAGCCGAGGGCCCACCGGCCGTCTGGCCGGGCGAAGCCAGGTCGCACGGCACGGAAGGGATCGTCGAGGCGGTCCGGGCGCGTGGGTCAATCCGCGTCACCGAGCCTTGCCCCTGCGGGAGTGGCATAGCGTATCGGGACTGCCACCTGTCGGTCGTCCAGGGGGCTCACCTGTCCGGTACCGCGAGGCCGAAGCGTCCGCGACTCGGCGGCGGTAATCGTTCTCGAAATCGACGAATGGCATGA
- a CDS encoding adenylate/guanylate cyclase domain-containing protein, whose protein sequence is MAWDEQRARRRVSLHGSGSFEVNVSDLRRDTDFTNLGTKDVRRVQGVHIYVDVPNFHLAVGDAGGDKREQKRLIRAASVLRKVQGDLLREDEIKPIQLQAARLHCLNFKPYDHEDEEECERRVAERAKRAVIMGITLNSYLYDVFNGVFSEVRNLRGAVGIAAGQSYVANIGFHGERERICLGSCANLGAKILDGGGTITLTRPVYDALPECLKGHFSRSRTVSGEVTYQAKGLRWKDHADLAEELGVRYDEDALREKTEGYRDELPLDQIEVVEAGTLIDPDVLTERRCKRTDAIAIFADIDGFTKYVQRAESDDSVASLVRKLHMIRREFHAVIKKDYEGLVIQHQGDRVIALVHTPTGDEGFSDRCRNAVDLAVGIQSSMAHVLNEHLGEQKDLKVAIGLDVGRTLVTRLGKQGRRIVIVLGPEVESAEDLQLRSGGGEIRISRTIHDALPEGTLKGWFRQDGSGAFVAEGLTFPRLDEIEEEESARANRLAVKRAGGGFGIITPGGEPTRPAMGASKPWSGK, encoded by the coding sequence ATGGCTTGGGACGAGCAGAGGGCCAGACGCCGCGTGTCGTTGCACGGCTCGGGGAGCTTCGAGGTCAACGTCTCTGACCTACGGCGGGACACCGACTTCACGAACCTCGGGACCAAGGATGTCCGGCGGGTTCAGGGCGTCCACATCTATGTCGATGTCCCGAACTTCCACCTCGCGGTCGGGGACGCGGGCGGCGACAAGCGGGAGCAGAAGAGGTTGATCCGGGCTGCGAGCGTCCTCCGAAAGGTCCAGGGCGACCTGCTCCGCGAGGACGAGATCAAGCCGATCCAACTCCAGGCGGCCCGGTTGCATTGCCTGAACTTCAAGCCCTACGACCACGAAGACGAGGAGGAATGCGAGCGACGAGTGGCCGAGCGGGCGAAGCGCGCGGTCATCATGGGCATCACGCTGAACTCGTATCTCTACGATGTGTTCAATGGCGTCTTCTCCGAGGTGCGAAACCTCCGAGGGGCTGTCGGCATCGCCGCCGGGCAGAGCTACGTGGCCAACATCGGATTCCACGGGGAACGTGAGCGGATCTGCCTGGGCTCGTGCGCCAACCTCGGGGCCAAGATACTCGACGGCGGCGGCACAATCACCCTCACCAGGCCGGTGTACGATGCCCTTCCAGAGTGCCTCAAGGGACACTTCTCCAGATCCAGGACGGTCTCGGGCGAGGTGACCTACCAGGCCAAGGGCCTACGCTGGAAGGACCACGCCGACCTGGCCGAGGAACTCGGTGTCCGATACGACGAAGATGCCCTCAGGGAGAAGACCGAAGGCTACCGCGATGAACTGCCATTGGACCAGATCGAGGTCGTCGAGGCCGGCACCCTGATCGACCCTGACGTGCTGACCGAGCGGAGGTGCAAGCGGACCGACGCCATCGCCATCTTCGCGGACATCGACGGCTTCACCAAGTACGTCCAGCGGGCCGAGTCCGACGACTCGGTGGCCTCGCTCGTCCGCAAGTTGCACATGATCCGACGGGAGTTCCACGCCGTCATCAAGAAGGATTACGAGGGTCTCGTGATCCAGCACCAGGGAGATCGAGTGATCGCCCTCGTCCATACCCCGACCGGCGACGAGGGCTTCTCCGACCGGTGCCGCAACGCGGTGGATCTGGCCGTGGGCATCCAGTCCTCGATGGCCCACGTCCTGAACGAGCACCTGGGTGAGCAGAAGGATCTCAAGGTCGCCATCGGGCTCGATGTTGGCCGGACGCTGGTGACGCGACTCGGCAAGCAGGGTCGGCGGATCGTCATCGTCTTGGGGCCGGAGGTGGAGTCGGCCGAGGACCTCCAACTCCGATCAGGGGGCGGGGAGATCCGCATCAGTCGGACGATCCACGACGCCCTGCCCGAGGGGACGCTCAAGGGGTGGTTCCGCCAGGATGGCAGCGGGGCGTTCGTCGCCGAGGGCCTGACCTTCCCCCGCCTCGACGAGATCGAAGAGGAGGAGTCGGCGAGGGCGAACCGGCTGGCGGTCAAGCGGGCCGGGGGCGGCTTCGGCATCATTACCCCGGGCGGCGAGCCGACCCGGCCCGCCATGGGCGCCTCGAAGCCATGGTCCGGGAAGTAG
- a CDS encoding helix-turn-helix domain-containing protein — translation MTTQAARHREPIGIGPLIRKQREATRMTVAHLAQRIGVSRNTITNYESGKTEPSAGDLVRIADALGCPLVALLGDDVAPPPPRFAFRAHTALRKDPSIILMVRRYLRAYSEIEEIAGVRLPGALRQFVLDADGPLGDRDIEMAADTLRESCGLRDCGPENIAGILEGLGVRCLFFDHDSRGLDGISTIQGDLMLVLLRDRTRNIERTIFSAAHELGHLVLHPHLFTAEARDDDPGRKYEEEANKFAGCFLVPSDDLVRIWREERLGRLPLFHALLLLKRVFRVSFFCLYRRVTELGLAKEEYPIFISQIKSWLGIGGKASMEDLEPEPLDPGALYRTTRFQRLVRSAFLQDLIGVAKVAELLQITVHDASEMTSDWLRPRDVLVDERPL, via the coding sequence ATGACGACGCAGGCCGCCCGGCATCGAGAGCCGATCGGGATCGGCCCCCTGATCCGCAAGCAACGAGAGGCGACTCGCATGACCGTCGCCCACCTCGCCCAACGCATCGGGGTGAGCCGCAATACCATCACCAATTATGAGAGCGGTAAGACCGAGCCGAGCGCAGGTGATCTGGTCCGGATCGCCGACGCGTTGGGATGTCCTCTGGTCGCATTGCTCGGCGACGACGTTGCCCCTCCTCCCCCCCGCTTCGCGTTCAGGGCACATACGGCCCTCCGCAAGGATCCCTCGATCATCCTCATGGTCCGCAGGTACTTGCGGGCCTACTCGGAGATCGAGGAGATCGCGGGCGTCCGGCTCCCCGGGGCCTTACGCCAGTTCGTCCTGGACGCGGACGGCCCCTTAGGGGACCGGGACATCGAGATGGCGGCTGACACACTCAGGGAGTCGTGCGGCCTCCGGGACTGCGGCCCGGAGAACATCGCGGGTATCCTTGAGGGCCTCGGCGTCCGATGCCTGTTCTTCGACCACGACTCCAGGGGTTTGGACGGGATCAGCACCATCCAGGGCGACTTGATGCTGGTCCTGCTGAGGGATCGGACCCGGAACATCGAGCGGACGATCTTCAGCGCCGCCCACGAATTGGGGCATCTGGTGCTCCATCCCCACTTGTTCACCGCCGAGGCCCGAGACGACGACCCGGGCCGGAAGTACGAGGAGGAGGCCAATAAGTTCGCCGGATGCTTCCTCGTCCCCAGCGACGATCTCGTCCGAATTTGGCGCGAGGAGCGGCTGGGCCGATTGCCCCTGTTCCACGCGTTGCTGCTGCTCAAGCGGGTCTTCCGGGTGAGCTTCTTCTGCCTCTACCGCCGGGTCACTGAACTGGGACTGGCGAAGGAGGAGTACCCGATTTTTATCAGTCAAATTAAGAGTTGGCTGGGAATCGGCGGCAAGGCATCGATGGAGGATCTGGAGCCGGAGCCGCTCGACCCCGGGGCGCTCTACCGAACGACCCGGTTCCAGCGACTCGTCCGATCGGCGTTCCTCCAGGACCTCATCGGTGTCGCCAAGGTCGCCGAACTGCTCCAGATCACCGTTCATGATGCGTCGGAGATGACATCGGACTGGCTGAGGCCCAGGGATGTGCTGGTGGACGAACGCCCTCTATGA
- a CDS encoding IS5 family transposase translates to MASAHMPDEFFDLVAHHLPPEPAIGPYGGRPPIGHRVALRVIWFVLATGNRWEDVPQELGCSGRTAHRRLRAWEEAGIWDRLHADLLRLLRKAGKLETDTVVVDGVTVRASGGGEATGPSPVDRSRKGTKHTVMVSRTGVPLAIRTAGANESDHRQIIPLVLDFPSVAGKPGRPKQLPDDLYADRGYDSEGTRALLRWMGIEPHIAKRRTPHGSGLGKVRWVVERTIGWIKGLRRMRVRYDRLGVIQDAWTTLAACVICFRILHQDVM, encoded by the coding sequence ATGGCGAGCGCCCACATGCCGGACGAGTTCTTCGATCTGGTTGCCCACCACCTGCCGCCGGAACCGGCCATCGGCCCCTACGGCGGGCGTCCGCCGATCGGGCACCGGGTCGCCCTGCGTGTCATCTGGTTCGTCCTGGCCACCGGCAATCGCTGGGAGGATGTCCCGCAGGAACTCGGCTGCTCAGGTCGCACCGCCCATCGCCGGCTGCGGGCCTGGGAGGAGGCCGGCATCTGGGACCGCCTCCATGCCGACCTGCTGAGGCTGCTCCGCAAGGCTGGCAAGCTGGAGACCGACACGGTGGTCGTCGACGGCGTGACGGTGCGGGCCTCCGGCGGCGGCGAGGCGACCGGCCCGAGCCCCGTCGACCGCAGCAGGAAGGGCACGAAGCACACGGTGATGGTCAGTCGCACCGGAGTGCCGCTGGCGATCCGCACCGCCGGGGCCAACGAGAGCGACCACCGCCAGATCATCCCGCTGGTGCTCGACTTCCCGAGCGTCGCCGGCAAACCGGGCAGGCCGAAGCAGTTGCCGGATGACCTGTATGCCGACCGGGGCTACGACAGCGAGGGGACGAGGGCGTTACTGCGTTGGATGGGCATCGAGCCGCACATCGCCAAGCGTCGGACACCGCACGGCAGCGGGCTGGGCAAGGTCCGCTGGGTGGTGGAGCGGACGATCGGCTGGATCAAGGGCCTGCGGCGGATGCGGGTGCGGTACGACCGGCTGGGGGTGATCCAGGACGCCTGGACGACCCTGGCGGCCTGTGTCATCTGCTTCCGTATCCTCCACCAGGATGTGATGTGA
- a CDS encoding mandelate racemase/muconate lactonizing enzyme family protein, which translates to MNLDRRSFLGAVALAGTTRPGFAAPDQPVTVEHLDRIAQAPVLQVDDLASPVQIDSMELLRNGRDFLVRVRDKDGAEGMSVANSMHLIHTHPIFVNRVAPVFVGKDARRLEDLLWELYRHADNYKYQGLALWVCVAAAEFAVLDLLGKLAGKPIGDLLGGVRRRDIAVYRASGTRGNTPEEEIEDLKRLVAESGAKALKFRLGGRMRRDDADSLPGRSETLIPLVRETFGPEMTLYADANSSYGAEKAIEVGRLMEEYDYGFYEEPCRFDHLEETKAVADALRIPVAGGEQESSEYRFRWMIANRAVDIVQPDLHYYGGFIRSMRVARMADAAGMPCTPHMSGSGLGYLDAAHFVSCIPNPVPYTEFKGNADIPVSSETSSLKAEGGVVRVPSGPGFGITIDPAFVREAEVVTTS; encoded by the coding sequence ATGAATCTCGATCGTCGATCCTTCCTCGGGGCCGTCGCCCTGGCCGGGACGACAAGGCCCGGATTCGCCGCCCCGGATCAGCCGGTCACCGTCGAGCACCTCGACCGGATCGCCCAGGCCCCGGTTCTCCAGGTCGACGACCTGGCCTCGCCCGTCCAGATCGACTCGATGGAACTGCTCCGCAACGGCCGCGACTTCCTCGTCCGCGTCCGGGACAAGGACGGTGCGGAGGGGATGTCCGTCGCCAACTCGATGCACCTCATCCACACCCATCCGATCTTCGTCAACCGCGTCGCCCCCGTCTTCGTGGGCAAAGACGCCCGGCGGCTCGAAGACCTGCTCTGGGAACTCTACCGCCACGCGGACAACTACAAGTACCAGGGACTCGCCCTCTGGGTCTGCGTCGCCGCCGCCGAGTTCGCCGTCCTCGACCTGCTCGGCAAGCTCGCCGGCAAGCCGATCGGCGACCTGCTCGGGGGCGTCCGCCGCCGAGACATCGCCGTCTACCGGGCCAGCGGAACCCGGGGCAATACCCCGGAGGAGGAGATCGAAGACCTGAAGCGGCTCGTCGCCGAGAGCGGGGCCAAGGCCCTGAAGTTCCGCCTCGGGGGGCGGATGCGGCGAGATGACGCCGACTCCCTCCCGGGCCGTTCGGAGACGCTCATCCCGCTCGTCCGCGAGACCTTCGGCCCCGAGATGACCCTCTACGCGGATGCGAACAGCTCGTACGGTGCCGAGAAGGCGATCGAGGTTGGCCGATTGATGGAGGAGTACGATTACGGCTTCTACGAGGAGCCCTGCCGCTTCGACCACCTCGAAGAGACCAAGGCCGTGGCCGATGCCCTCCGGATTCCCGTCGCCGGAGGCGAGCAGGAGTCCAGCGAGTACCGCTTCCGCTGGATGATCGCCAACCGTGCCGTCGACATCGTGCAGCCCGACCTGCACTACTACGGCGGCTTCATCCGCTCGATGCGGGTCGCCCGCATGGCCGACGCCGCCGGGATGCCCTGCACGCCGCACATGTCGGGGTCGGGCCTGGGCTACCTCGACGCGGCCCACTTCGTCTCGTGCATCCCGAACCCGGTGCCGTACACCGAGTTCAAGGGGAACGCCGACATCCCGGTGAGCAGCGAGACCTCCTCTCTGAAGGCCGAGGGCGGCGTGGTGCGGGTGCCGAGCGGGCCGGGGTTCGGGATCACGATCGACCCGGCGTTCGTGCGGGAGGCGGAGGTCGTCACGACCTCCTGA